In one Bacteroidota bacterium genomic region, the following are encoded:
- a CDS encoding T9SS type A sorting domain-containing protein, whose translation RIEPLARMNLDANNKLAWLAGGFPAASLASVTDRKLACDALQCGNDYIDPGEVMEVTIDFENIGLGPLSGATYRLVSDNPNLIPPSETGRIALAAGGVTSDTLDVQVRPETPLGIEEGLAVEIDIAGAVFTFQLDPVLIGTELPLFEDEASTLTNWSLAGNTAWRVTTDGDAGSVFTESPDGFYGLDATATLILDEPLDLRGVSRPILSFDTRWDIEPDYDGGQVLLSSNGRPFVALKGVYTTPGADTGDFGIQEVGAPYYDGTQSTWVREHVSLSNYAGFAGLTLAFQFQSDDFVVADGWYVDNIRVSELVSIFDVDAEAQPEAMELSIGALYPNPTAGDLVVDFALPATGAAVVEVFDLLGRRVAVLADGELLAGAHRLTWDGRSAHGRPLSTGTYVLRLAADGRVLTRRFVRVGG comes from the coding sequence ATCGCATCGAGCCGCTCGCCCGGATGAATCTCGACGCGAACAACAAGCTAGCCTGGCTCGCCGGGGGCTTCCCAGCAGCATCGCTCGCTTCGGTAACGGACCGAAAGCTGGCGTGCGACGCGCTCCAGTGCGGCAATGACTACATCGATCCAGGCGAGGTGATGGAAGTCACCATTGATTTCGAGAACATCGGTTTGGGTCCACTCTCCGGGGCAACGTACCGGCTTGTCAGCGACAACCCGAACCTCATCCCACCGAGCGAGACAGGCCGCATCGCACTGGCAGCGGGGGGCGTCACGAGCGACACGCTGGATGTTCAAGTGCGCCCTGAGACGCCGCTCGGGATTGAGGAGGGGCTCGCTGTCGAAATCGACATCGCCGGGGCGGTCTTCACGTTCCAGCTCGACCCAGTCTTGATCGGCACCGAACTGCCACTGTTTGAAGACGAGGCAAGCACCCTTACCAACTGGAGCCTGGCGGGCAACACGGCCTGGCGAGTGACGACCGATGGAGACGCCGGTTCGGTGTTCACGGAATCACCGGACGGCTTCTACGGCCTGGACGCCACCGCCACCCTGATTCTCGACGAACCGCTCGACCTGAGGGGGGTATCTCGCCCAATCCTGTCGTTCGACACCCGATGGGACATCGAGCCGGATTACGACGGGGGGCAGGTGCTTCTCTCAAGCAATGGGCGTCCGTTCGTAGCGCTCAAAGGCGTCTACACGACGCCCGGGGCAGATACGGGTGATTTTGGTATCCAGGAAGTGGGGGCACCCTACTACGATGGAACGCAATCGACCTGGGTCCGCGAACATGTCTCCCTGTCCAACTACGCGGGGTTCGCGGGGCTGACCTTGGCGTTTCAGTTTCAGTCCGATGACTTCGTCGTAGCGGACGGCTGGTACGTGGACAACATCCGCGTGAGTGAGCTCGTGAGCATCTTCGACGTGGACGCCGAGGCACAGCCTGAGGCCATGGAGCTAAGCATCGGGGCCCTGTATCCCAACCCGACGGCGGGCGATCTCGTCGTAGACTTCGCGCTGCCTGCCACAGGGGCCGCCGTTGTTGAGGTGTTCGACCTGCTCGGGCGCCGCGTGGCCGTACTGGCCGATGGCGAACTCCTGGCGGGCGCGCACCGGCTCACGTGGGACGGTCGAAGCGCACACGGGCGCCCGCTCAGCACAGGGACCTACGTCCTGCGGCTCGCAGCGGACGGGCGCGTCCTCACCCGGCGCTTCGTCCGGGTCGGAGGCTAG